From one Streptococcus pneumoniae genomic stretch:
- a CDS encoding ABC transporter ATP-binding protein has product MIEFKDVTKVYDDKIALNQLNLTINSGEIVGLIGHNGAGKSTTIKSLVSVINPTRGQIFVDGDELSENRLAIKQKIGYVADSPDLFLRLTANEFWELVATAYDMETVEFQGRLESLLDLFDFASHRYEVIESFSHGMRQKVFVIGALLSDPDIWVLDEPLTGLDPQAAFDLKQMMREHADKGNTVLFSTHVLEVAEQLCDRIAILKKGELIFFGTIQELKGQHPEKSLETIYLDLAGRREEVSEDASESY; this is encoded by the coding sequence ATGATTGAATTTAAGGATGTAACCAAGGTATATGACGATAAGATTGCGCTCAATCAGCTCAATTTGACCATTAACAGTGGAGAGATTGTCGGCTTGATTGGTCACAATGGGGCAGGTAAGTCCACGACGATTAAGTCGCTGGTCAGTGTCATCAATCCAACAAGGGGACAGATCTTTGTCGATGGAGACGAACTCTCGGAAAATCGGTTGGCGATTAAGCAAAAAATTGGTTATGTAGCAGATTCTCCGGATTTATTCTTGCGTTTGACGGCAAATGAATTTTGGGAGTTGGTGGCGACAGCTTACGATATGGAAACAGTGGAATTCCAAGGTCGTTTAGAAAGCTTGCTAGATTTGTTTGATTTTGCAAGTCATCGATATGAAGTGATTGAGTCTTTTTCTCACGGGATGCGTCAAAAAGTCTTTGTCATCGGAGCACTCTTGTCAGATCCTGATATTTGGGTCTTGGATGAGCCGTTGACTGGGCTAGATCCGCAGGCAGCCTTTGATCTCAAGCAGATGATGCGTGAGCATGCGGATAAGGGAAATACCGTCCTTTTTTCAACCCATGTCTTAGAAGTCGCTGAGCAACTGTGTGATCGTATCGCTATTTTGAAAAAAGGAGAGCTCATCTTTTTTGGCACGATTCAGGAACTAAAAGGTCAACATCCAGAAAAATCTTTAGAAACGATTTATCTGGATTTAGCAGGTCGAAGAGAAGAGGTGAGCGAAGATGCGTCTGAAAGCTATTAA